In a single window of the Rhopalosiphum padi isolate XX-2018 chromosome 1, ASM2088224v1, whole genome shotgun sequence genome:
- the LOC132932027 gene encoding magnesium-dependent phosphatase 1-like — protein sequence MANSLEETLTRVPKMVVFDLDYTLWPFWVDTHVNPPFHKNGAGKVVDYTGSVIKHYPDTPKVLKYLQDKNIGISVASRTGETDGAEQLIQLFGWNKYFQNKQIYPGSKDTHINKISKKCNIKLEDMIFFDDEQRNIVDLERLGVVSILVKNGMTMQVLMNGLKKFSDMRSNT from the exons ATGGCGAATTCATTAGAGGAGACCTTAACAAGAGTTCCGAAGATGGTTGTTTTTGATTTAG attATACATTGTGGCCATTTTGGGTTGACACTCATGTGAATCCTCCTTTTCATAAAAATGG tgCTGGTAAAGTGGTCGATTATACAGGAAGTGTAATTAAACATTATCCAGATACACCAAAAGTCTTGAAATATCTTCAGGACAAAAATATTGGCATAAGTGTGGCTTCAAGAACTGGAGAAACTGATGGTGCTGAGCAACTCATACAATTATTTGGttggaataaatattttcaaaacaaacaaatttatcCTGGTAGCAAAGACACACATATAAATAA gataagcaaaaaatgtaatatcaaattggaggatatgattttttttgatGATGAACAACGGAACATTGTTGATTTAGAGCGCTTAGGAGTAGTATCAATATTGGTAAAAAATGGGATGACTATGCAAGTATTAATGAATGGTTTGAAAAAGTTTTCAGATATGAGATCAAATACGTAA
- the LOC132932025 gene encoding lipid scramblase CLPTM1L produces MKLPSFTTIVSVLFLSYLGNLFYSIWVMVQPPTCTSEGLCLKSFLLRKPNLELTIFVAPHSNPRGSEVIYVNNFLIPNYNVSYERLMSVELPRLTKRNGTLYAHVFLSKTQETLYSGDKWTKLLSDPETVYTLVPMSIYKEPEYKIFQLLQDGENLKKNVEKPVTHIKAVLPVSMLTEPLHLSQIHMPSDIYQYIRLYGKKQEYLPIFLHNSLQDRSFNITKINKNSTHVPILLRYEPLSYTGLRILTQTQLAMVTLQQFGFKNKDIDEIKAIFDTNHYLLLISIIVAFVHILFDFLAFKNDISFWRSRKSMAGLSSRLVIWRAFSQTVVLLYLIEEKASMLIIIPSVISSVIEIWKVFKIIPIDWKNLKLKQLTLNRAEEDTKKFDAESMKYLSYVLYPLCAGAAIYSLIYEPQKSWYSWSIKSLVNGVYAFGFLFMLPQLFINYRLKSVANLPWKTFMYKAFNTFIDDLFAFIIPMPTAHRLACFRDDIVFLIYIYQRWLYPVDQSRLDEDVEVPELPSEELKTKTD; encoded by the exons ATGAAATTACCCTCGTTTACTACAATTGTGTCTGTTTTATTCCTATCATACTTGGGTAATCTCTTTTACTCAATATGGGTAATGGTACAACCACCAACATGTACTAGTGAAGGTCTATGTTTGAAATCATTTTTGTTACGAAAACCTAACTTAGAA CTTACCATATTTGTTGCACCACATTCAAACCCTCGAGGATCAGAAGTtatatatgtaaacaatttCTTAATACCAAATTATAATGTTTCTTATGAAAG atTGATGTCTGTAGAACTACCAAGACTAACCAAAAGAAACGGAACATTGTATGCACATGTGTTCTTAAGTAAAACTCAAGAAACACTGTATTCTGGTGATAAATGGACCAAATTATTATCTGACCCTGAGACTGTATACACCTTAGTACCAATGTCTATTTATAAAGAAcctgaatataaaatttttcaattactaCAAGATggggaaaatttaaaaaaaaatgttgaaaaaccAGTGACACATATAAAGGCTGTATTACCAGTTAGCATGTTAACAGAACCATTACATTTATCTCAGATTCATATGCCTAgtgatatttatcaatatataag gtTATATGGAAAAAAACAAGAGTATTTACCTATATTCCTACACAACTCTCTTCAGGATAGATCCTtcaatattacaaaaatcaacaaaaatagtACACATGTACCCATTTTGTTGCGTTATGAACCTTTAAGTTACACTGGAttaag aatattaacacAAACTCAATTAGCTATGGTAACATTGCAACAATTTGGAttcaaaaataaagatattgatGAAATTAAAGCTATTTTTGATACCAATCATTATTTgctattaatttcaattattgttGCATTTGTTCAC ATATTGTTTGATTTCCTAGCCTTTAAAAATGACATATCATTCTGGCGATCGCGAAAATCTATGGCTGGGTTATCATCGCGTCTTGTTATATGGCGTGCTTTTAGTCAAACAGTTGTATTACTTTATTTGATTGAAGAAAAAGCTTCAATGTTGATCATTATACCAAGTGTAATCAGTTCTGTAATAGAG atttgGAAAGTGTTTAAAATCATACCAATAGATTGGAAAAATCTTAAACTAAAACAATTAACCCTAAATCGTGCTGAAGAAGATACTAAAAAGTTTGATGCTGAATCCATGAAATATCTCTCGTATGTTTTGTACCCATTATGCGCTGGTGCAGCTATTTATTCACTTATCTATGAACCACAAAAAAG CTGGTATTCTTGGAGTATTAAAAGTCTTGTGAATGGAGTTTATGCATTTGGTTTTCTTTTCATGTTACCTCAACTTTTTATCAACTATAGACTTAAATCAGTAGCCAATCTCCCATGgaaaacatttatgtataag GCATTTAACACTTTCATTGATGACTTGTTTGCATTTATTATTCCTATGCCAACTGCCCATCGATTAGCCTGTTTCAGGGATGATATAGTTTTTCTCATTTATATCTATCAAAGAtg GTTGTATCCAGTGGATCAAAGTAGATTGGATGAAGATGTTGAAGTACCTGAATTACCTTCTGAAGAACTAAAGACAAAAACTGATTAA
- the LOC132932026 gene encoding uncharacterized protein LOC132932026: MNILKDSDVKDYLSTLDGLSPIQCVPTVCQCINDNAPEDVHSKYSNIAYPFSNNLAKLAANQEPKNTRLIIMYITKITYFNGDTMQFLVNEMLECKDVTTVEQYYNVLVKNFEMHPPCVQYMDTEYEQLLLSSCNKYFGEMTLWDYIIELLNQITSGSLLYGDNTAFDLAFKKCFSFCICVLQFDYEVSKKKNIRSLVAKCLNLNSERKTRMSEITKLLDMLFNTGYDFQIPIINLAILVSQFK, encoded by the coding sequence ATGAACATTTTGAAAGATAGCGATGTTAAAGATTACCTATCAACATTAGACGGATTAAGTCCAATTCAGTGTGTGCCCACAGTCTGTCAGTGCATTAACGATAATGCACCAGAAGACGTTCattctaaatattctaatatcgcATATCCTTTCAGTAATAACCTGGCCAAATTAGCTGCCAATCAGGAGCCAAAAAACACAAGActgattataatgtacataacaaAGATTACTTATTTCAATGGAGACACAATGCAATTTTTAGTCAATGAAATGTTAGAATGCAAAGATGTTACAACAGTCGAACAATATTACAACGTTCTTGTTAAAAACTTTGAGATGCATCCACCATGCGTTCAATATATGGATACAGAGTATGAACAATTACTACTCAGCtcgtgtaataaatattttggagAAATGACTTTGTGGGATTATATAATAGAACTTTTGAATCAGATCACAAGTGGTTCTCTTTTGTATGGTGACAATACGGCATTTGATTTGgcattcaaaaaatgttttagtttttgCATATGCGTTCTACAATTTGACTATGaagtgtctaaaaaaaaaaatattagatctTTGGTTGCAAAATGCTTAAATCTTAATTCTGAAAGAAAAACACGGATGAGCGAAATCACTAAACTTTTGGATATGTTATTTAACACTGGGTATGATTTTCAAATACCAATTATTAATCTTGCAATACTTGTAAGTCAGTTTAAATGa
- the LOC132932081 gene encoding intraflagellar transport protein 52 homolog codes for MNMADSNNNIILFDMAKNEMFDINDNLKILRRKLQGSYTIAINKHEITVDVLNGVQLVVFGGPRAMFSEAEFNCLHKYIDLGGSVLVMFSEGGEKELHTNINYLLEEFGIMVNSDYVLRTHYYLYFHPKECLVKDGVVNEAVAKYLDRENESPSKCISFVFPYGASLNVAKPAAPILTSGSVAYPLNRPLCAFYSASKYSNKAKKGKLAVIGSGHLLTDKYINWEENDKIREILFDFLITNNITLNEIDANDPETSDYKMVPDIGMLSSRVRTCLQLQESLNNTSHFLFSADNINSLIDTKLCSLNTSMLPDTVEAYKTLSVPHNQLQLIPPTFNDTLPVLQFAVYPPPFQELSSPFLELFDLDSIFGSEKSSLANLAKSCLEAQSSEKTIEDNINQFIIDINDNLEIIDHSNDCKEIIQTVFSLINNFKK; via the exons atgaatatggcagatagtaataataatattatattattcgatatggctaaaaatgaaatgtttgatatcaatgataatttgaaaattttaagacGAAAACTGCAAGGATCATATACGATTGCCAT aaataaacacGAGATCACCGTGGATGTCTTAAATGGTGTACAATTAGTTGTATTTGGAGGTCCACGTGCCATGTTTTCAGAAGCAGAATTTAATTGCcttcataaatatattgatcTTGGAGGATCTGTATTAGTTATGTTTTCTGAAGGTGGTGAAAAAGAGCTACataccaatataaattatttattagaagaaTTCGGTATTATGGTTAATAGTG actatGTATTAcgcacacattattatttatatttccatcCTAAAGAATGTCTGGTTAAGGATGGTGTTGTTAATGAAGCAGTAGCTAAATATTTGGACCGAGAAAATGAAAGCCCATCGAA aTGTATAAGTTTTGTGTTTCCCTATGGTGCTAGCTTAAATGTTGCAAAGCCAGCTGCTCCTATACTGACTAGTGGTTCTGTTGCTTATCCTCTTAATAGACCACTCTGTGCTTTTTATTCTGCTTCAAAGTATTCCAACAAAG ccaAAAAAGGAAAACTAGCAGTCATTGGTTCTGGTCATTTGTTAAcagacaaatatattaattgggaAGAAAATGATAAAATCCGTGAGATTTTGTTTGATTTCTTGATCAcgaataatataactttaaatgaaATTGATGCTAATGATCCTGAG ACTTCAGATTATAAAATGGTACCAGATATTGGAATGTTATCGTCTCGTGTTCGCACTTGTCTACAGCTTCAAGAAAGTTTGAACAATACaagtcattttttattttcggcTGACAACATAAATTCCCTTATAGACACTAAATTATGTTCCTTAAACACCTCAATGTTACCAGATACAGTTGAAGCGTATAAAACATTAAGTGTACCCCACAATCAGTTACAACTCATTCCTCCTACGTTCAATGATACCTTACCTGTCTTACAATTTGct gtatatcCACCTCCTTTTCAAGAATTATCATCtccatttttagaattattcGATCTTGATAGTATATTTGGTTCTGAAAAATCGTCATTGGCAAATTTGGCTAAGAGTTGCTTAGAAGCTCAATCTAGTGAGAAAACAATTGAAGATaacattaatcaatttattattgatattaatgacaatttagaaataattgatCATAGTAATGACTGTAAAGAAATAATACAAAcagtattttcattaataaataattttaaaaaataa